The DNA window ATTTTAAAGTAATCTTAAACAATATGCAGTAAAAAGAAGGCCACAAGCAACTGTGTTCATAACGTATATTATTATACCTGTCACATTATTTTTGCGTTACCTCTTAAGATTTGATTATTTAATGCTGAAAAATCAAACTTAGACAAGGCAAACTGCCAATGTACCTACCAATAGAAGGTCATTATAGCCCTctattaaatttaatttcagaaTAAAGTACATCACAATCACCTTAAAgagtattaaaaaacagaagcatCGTTGTGTGGGAAACAGTCCAAAACAAGATTCAAATTCACGTTAAGTTGAAAAAGTATaaacacaatttaaaaacattttcaatagcAACAGTAACACCAATTACCATTCATTGAATACCACTTTACTGGTTTTTGAGAGCAAGACTAGGTCAATATTGTTTTAGATAAGAAAGGGGTGCATAATGGCTCCTAGTGGACAATAATGGAATAACAATAGtttgcattttgaaatgcaATAAGGCAACATAAGGCAACTAGGGGaaagaaaaatatcaaatgaaaTTTATCCGGCTTTGCCAAGAGtatttaacagtgatgtatAATTAAGTGATATGTTTtataattttcatttttggtATTCAAAGCTCACGTAAATCCAACTAAACCAGTTTTGAATAAAAACTCTCTTATCAAATTAATAGTGACATATTTTGGACATTTATGCTTTGAAATAtgattgattttctttttatggGAAATGAGGGCTTGGCACGAGCGCgtctttacatttttctggaAATTCGACAACAGAATGACTTTTTTCTCGGATCTGACCCGCGCTGTGAGGTAAGTAGATAGGTTCGTCCCTTTTGTCCTGCGGCTTCTTGATTGGTGGAGACAGCATCTAAGGAATGTCAAGAAATGATTTAAATACCACTTTCCCCCCAAAGTCCGTAGTGAATACTATCTGAACGACGTTAAGAAACGGTTGTACGAAGGAATAGCCTACGAATGGAAATGGTTTTCAGAGAAAATTAACAACTGTATATTTATAGAAACTTGTTCGAATTTTGACTTCGATATTTATAAAAGGTGTTTTAACCGACACTTTTAAGCATTTTTTAGGATATCGGTTCGTTTAGGTGAGTATACATAAGTTATAGCGCAGTTCATAGATGTGTTAAAATGCGCTCGGATTGTACAAAATTAGGAATGTAAAGATTCCTATTAAATTGCGCACGAAGGTGACCACTAATTTTACACTTACAGCTCCTTCTGACTGCTTGCTTCGGAAGGGCTGAGTTAATTCTGACCATGACGTTGACGGGGCTATTGTTACTGTTGATGCTTTGGAATTCAGAAGGCAGTCGAATGGCAGGTGAGAGTCTTAATACCTTGTGCGATTTTACTTTTCTTGAGGTAACTTCGATAGtctgtgggggaaaaaagtggCTGTCTCGTTTCCATTTGCTGATTTGAGTAAACCTAACGCGCATTGTCCTCTaggatttgtgtgtttttattttaaatgtatccTTCAAtttacagagaacagagacgACAACAGTGTATATGATCTTTTCGAGCTTGCGCATGTCCACAAGAAGAACCACGGAGTGAGCCTTGTGAAGGGACCGGATCCTTACAGTCCCGCTTACAAAATCTTGAACCCAAACCTGATCCCCGCAATTCCAGAGCTCTCCTTCAGGGACCTAATTTATTCCATTCAGGCAGAAAAGGGATTCCTTTTCTTGGTTAACTTCAAGCAAGCCAAGAAGACCAGAGGCAGTCTTATGACTGTGGAGAAAAAGGATGGTTCAGGTCTCATTTTTGAGATTATCTCCAATGGAGAGGCTAACACTTTAGATATCGTTTACACCACAACGAACAGACAGCACGTGGTCTCAATCGACGATGCTCATTTGGCAAGCGGCAACTGGAAGAACATCACTCTGTTCGTGCAGGAGGATCGCGCACAATTGTATGTTGGTTGTGAAGAGATAAATACAATTGAACTGGACGTGCCTATCCACCACATTCTAACACAGGAGGCTGCCGATATTGCTACCCTCAGGATCGGGAAAGGAGTAGTGCAAGACAGATTTATGGTGAGTGTTCATTAACTTGCAGCATATTCCTCTAATTCATGGACCCCAGGAATTGAATTACTGTACCGAGGACAGTACTTGCATAGCTGGGAAGCATTAAGTTGCGCATCTTCATAGGCGCTCACTTTAACTTCAGTTTAAATATTAAGTTCATGTGGACGTGTTTGGCAGTGCTATTGACATCTAAGagtaatattaaaacaaatgtcacCTATAGGGAACTGTCTTGAATCTTCTCCAGTTCAATATGCTAACTGTCTCTACAGGGAGTTCTCCAGAATGTGCGCTTTGTTTTTAGAACAACTTTGGACACAGTGCTTCGCAACATGGGATGTGAGAGCTGTAAGTGAAAACAAAAGTGCTTACTAAACCCCACATAGTTTTTGAATTGAATCATTTTAAGTCAATACCAAAGAAAGCCATCCCAACATCAAAGTTTGTTCTCTGCATTAGCTACTTTCATCATAGACATCATCACCCTAGACAATCCCATGAATGGATCCAGTCCAGCTATCCGCACAGATTACACTGGACACAAGACTAAAGGTAAGCCCCACGTGCTCAGTCATTATGCTCTAAATCTGAGCTCTTTGCTGGACTGTAAAATGTCAGTGCTATTGTTTCACTAATGTGTCTGTGATTCAGATCTCCAGGATATCTGTGGCTTCTCTTGTGAGGACTTGGCCAGCATGTTTAAGGAGCTCAAGGGCCTTGGTATGGTGGTTAAGCAGCTGTCAAATGAGCTCCGCCAAGTGGTGAGTATCAAAACCAGCTGTGCTCAGCTTGTGCTGCCtcaatgcgtgtgtgtgtgtgtctctctcttcctctgtctctctattcaGCTACTGAGCCACTTGCTCTTTAGTCACTTCATTCTCCATGCCAAACCTCAAAATTAACCTCAAGTGAATAGCTCTTGTTTTTCTATTTGCCATTCCACTGATTCATATGCAGTGGAATCTCTCCTGTGACAGTGTATGACTCCTTCTGTGCAGTAGCCCTGGTAAAATGCCCTCTTTGTCCTCCTCTTGTTCTTCCAGACAGCAGATAACAATTTAATAATGAACCAGATCAAGATCCATAGTGGGGTGTGCTTGCATAATGGCATTGTCTACAAAGACAAGGACGAGTGGACAGTGGACAGCTGCACCCATTGTACTTGCCAGGTAAACCTGCTGCTCGGGCTGAGTGGTATTAAAGGAATAGCGTAACCAAATGActctaataataattaacaataattgGGTTAATAATTGGAAAAGGCTAGTGTTGGGACTGTTGGTTAAAGAATTCCTTTATTTATCATCATACTactcattaaataaatgattgctAGTATATTTTACTAAGCCAGTCAGTGTAGATGGGAAAAGGGCAGGGGTCACAATGAGTTGGAAGTGGAGTGTTGCGGTTATGTGAACTTGGCTGAAGTGTGTCCATAAACACAGACCATCTTATTATTAGCTGGAGAAAAAATGGTGTAGTGAGAGTTGTTAAAGACCAGTTATAGGCCTTTATGatttttgtgcgtgtgcaccATGGCTTACCCCACAGCAGGAGGTAGTTAGGCATTCTTTGGCTAGAATACCACAGGGTTTCTCTGCCCAAGTCAAAGGTCACTTACTTTCTCCTAAATACAGCCATTAGCTTTGGcagagaggtttgtgtgtacacactgtaAAGATAACCAGAACTCTCTATAATGAACTCCACAATAAGGGCCAAGACTTCTGACCTGAACAGGGCACTCTTTTCCACAGAACTCTGCCACGATTTGCCGGGAAATTTCCTGCCCGCTCATGCCGTGTGCCAATGCTACCGTGCCTGATGGTGAATGCTGCCCACGCTGTGGAACTCGTAAGTCGAACATCTAACTTCAACATTGTGCCATCAAACCTGCATGTTACAACACACCAGTAAGGATTCTGTCCTCTGTTTGTTATGCTGCGAAGTGTTATAATGGTTTTAAAATCTTTTGGCCAGTAGTGATCAAGTCTTAAGcaactgtctctctcactctttcactctctttctcccctctctctcacctcagcgAGTGACTATGCTGAGGATGGCTGGTCACCCTGGTCTGAGTGGACCCACTGCTCCGTCACATGCGGCCGTGGCATCCAGCAGCGTGGCCGCTCCTGTGACCGTATCAACAGCAACTGCGAGGGCACCTCAGTGCAGACCAGAGACTGCTACCTGCAGGAATGCGACAAGCGCTGTGAGTCACCACATAACATCTCTCACTCTATATCCATCAACCACAAACTGGGAATTATtacctttttaaatttatttaattttatatccCTTATATCGAACGCCAAatcaaaaaaaatgttttgactgaTATTCTAATTTTGGTTGGTAGTCAAACAAGATGGAGGCTGGAGCCATTGGTCCCCGTGGTCCTCATGCTCAGTGACCTGTGGGGAGGGTGTGATCACCCGCATTCGCCTCTGCAATTCACCCACCCCTCAAATGGGTGGCAAAGACTGTCAGGGagagggcagacagacagagccatGCCAGATGTCTCCATGTCCAAGTAAGTACTCTGCATTTTCACTATGTGCATGATAAACCTAACATAAAACAAGTTATTATAGTATAATAAGGTAATAACATTTACCTACATTAAGGGTTGGGATTGCATTTTAAAGCCCTAAGGATTTAACAAAACTTAATCTGAAGTACAATATGAATTGCAGTTAAACTCATCATTATTTATCCCTCTCTGCCAATTAGTCAATGGAGGCTGGGGGCCGTGGTCACCTTGGGATACTTGCTCTGTCACTTGTGGTGGGGGACTGCAGAGCAGACATCGCCTCTGTAACAACCCTGTGCCCAAATATAATGGGAAAGCATGCGTGGGCGATTCCAAAAGCACCCGCTTATGCAACTCTCAGGACTGTCCCATTGGTAAGCAGGACTAATGTTTTTACACACagtctaaaacaccacacatcaaaTTTCAGAGTAAAACTAGAAACTATTTATCCATACTCAGTTTATCTGCCTAAAGACTGAAATCGCCACTGATCAGTTTAGTTTAAAACTCCCTAATTTCACTGATAGTATCAAGATGGAAACTGTTTTCTTAGAGCCTAAGTCTAGCAAACCTTAAACAACCTTTGCTTTTCTCAACAGATGGCTGTCTTTCCAATCCTTGCTTCGCTGGCACTAAATGCACCAGCTTCATTGATGGCTCATGGAAATGTGGAAAGTGCCCTGCTGGGTATCACGGGGATGGCATCCACTGTGAGGACATTGATGAGGTATGGGCAGTGTAAAAAAGATTGGTTAATAAGGTCACATGGTACTAGAGTGGTTATTTTAGTCTAaactgtgtttcctctgtttctgAAGTGTAAAGAGGTTCCTGACGCCTGCTTCACACTTAACGGAGTCCAACGTTGTGAGAACACGGAGCCAGGCTACAACTGTCTACCTTGTCCTCCTCGTTACTCTGGACCTCAGCCTTTTGGCAGGGGCATAGAGAAAGCTATAGCCAACAAACAGGTGAGTAAAGATCTAACCATCTAAACTACTGTTcttcagagtacagtgcagtGTTCACCAGTAAACCTGAATCATTTGATGAAagtatttatttagctaataaGCTGAATAAGATTTCTTAGTGCATACCAACCAGAACTATAAAAAACAGAGGGActatctcttctctccttcagGTCTGCGTGCCGAGGAATCCATGTCAGGATGGTACCCATGACTGTAACAAGAATGCCAAGTGTATCTACCTGGGCATTTTCTCTGAAATCATGTACCGCTGCGAATGCAAACCTGGCTATGCTGGGAATGGTTACATCTGCGGAGAGGACACTGACCTAGATGGCTGGCCCAATAATGACCTCCATTGCATTCAGAATGCCACCTACCACTGCAAGAAGGTACTCACAGTCCTCTTAAACATATGATTAGAAACCACCTGGCCATATAATTGAGGTTGCAACCCCTTAATCCAAACATGTCATCCTTCAGGACAATTGCCCAGACCTTCCCAATTCTGGGCAAGAAGACTACGACAAAGATGGAATCGGGGATGCTTGTGATTACGATGATGACAGCGATGGGATTCCTGATGATAAGGTgagacaaaaacacattcttctCATGGGACTGTTTGAAGTGCTCATCTGAGGCAGAGTGCTGCATTACAACTGAGTAAACAAAAGATCTGGAAGAAGCAGAGGAGTGATCAGTCCTGCCAGTAACATATAAATAATAGTTTTGCCATGGGCATCATGTCAGTGGCCAAGGACCTTTGATTCTTACAACCATAATTTAAAGTTCTATGTTGGGGGGAAAAATAACTTAGAAAGTAAACAGTAGCTCCACCAGAGGCAAATCTAACACAGTTGAATCCTGAAGCATGGAGTGCATGGCATACAGCCCAAATCATTGATTTAGTACTGGCTTTGATGTGTAAGTGTACTTCTAACTTTCCTTCCACAGAGCATGGAGCAGAAAATGGCCCCAGATGTTTGACTACCTGTTTTAGTATATCCGTTCAGTCACTGCATTGATGTTTGAACAAAGGATTTTACTAAACATCTATGCTTTACTAAACCTTTACTAAAGCTCTCTTCTAAAAATTcttattaaaatctttttttctataGGACAACTGCCCATTTGTCTTCAACCCAAGGCAGTATGATCATGACCATGATGAAGTGGGTGACCGCTGTGATAACTGCCCATATGACAGCAACCCAGACCAGACTGATACAGATAACAATGGAGAAGGCGATGCTTGTGCCATTGACATCGATGGTGATGGTAAGGGACAAAAAGCAAGTGCAACACAACAGGAAGCCTGTATATAGCTCCTTAAAGGGAACAGTCCAAAGTAGCACTTGGTCATGAAATCATCCTTTATTGCTCAGGTATTTTGAATGAGAAGGACAACTGCCCATATGTATACAATGTGGACCAGAGAGATATGGACCGCGATGGGGTTGGAGACCACTGTGACAACTGTCCGTTGGAACACAACCCTGATCAGGTAGGACTCTCTCCACTTCTAAGGTAATGTTTTTTCAGTTACTGTGACATTTCTTGCCTCTTTTTTCAGCTTATGAATATGAAGGAACAGACAGTATTCCTAGATTCCTAGATACTTAGGTTTTAGAGATTTGTACTTGCTTCTGACAGTATCTTTTGACTATAACTGT is part of the Electrophorus electricus isolate fEleEle1 chromosome 13, fEleEle1.pri, whole genome shotgun sequence genome and encodes:
- the LOC113571350 gene encoding thrombospondin-1-like, which encodes MTLTGLLLLLMLWNSEGSRMAENRDDNSVYDLFELAHVHKKNHGVSLVKGPDPYSPAYKILNPNLIPAIPELSFRDLIYSIQAEKGFLFLVNFKQAKKTRGSLMTVEKKDGSGLIFEIISNGEANTLDIVYTTTNRQHVVSIDDAHLASGNWKNITLFVQEDRAQLYVGCEEINTIELDVPIHHILTQEAADIATLRIGKGVVQDRFMGVLQNVRFVFRTTLDTVLRNMGCESSTFIIDIITLDNPMNGSSPAIRTDYTGHKTKDLQDICGFSCEDLASMFKELKGLGMVVKQLSNELRQVTADNNLIMNQIKIHSGVCLHNGIVYKDKDEWTVDSCTHCTCQNSATICREISCPLMPCANATVPDGECCPRCGTPSDYAEDGWSPWSEWTHCSVTCGRGIQQRGRSCDRINSNCEGTSVQTRDCYLQECDKRFKQDGGWSHWSPWSSCSVTCGEGVITRIRLCNSPTPQMGGKDCQGEGRQTEPCQMSPCPINGGWGPWSPWDTCSVTCGGGLQSRHRLCNNPVPKYNGKACVGDSKSTRLCNSQDCPIDGCLSNPCFAGTKCTSFIDGSWKCGKCPAGYHGDGIHCEDIDECKEVPDACFTLNGVQRCENTEPGYNCLPCPPRYSGPQPFGRGIEKAIANKQVCVPRNPCQDGTHDCNKNAKCIYLGIFSEIMYRCECKPGYAGNGYICGEDTDLDGWPNNDLHCIQNATYHCKKDNCPDLPNSGQEDYDKDGIGDACDYDDDSDGIPDDKDNCPFVFNPRQYDHDHDEVGDRCDNCPYDSNPDQTDTDNNGEGDACAIDIDGDGILNEKDNCPYVYNVDQRDMDRDGVGDHCDNCPLEHNPDQIDSDSDNVGDKCDSNQDIDGDGHQNNLDNCPYIPNSNQADHDKDGKGDACDHDDDNDGVPDDKDNCRLAFNPDQLDSDGDGRGDVCKFDFDQDNVPDIEDVCPENFAISETDFRRFQMVPLDPTGTSQIDPNWVVRHQGKELLQTVNCDPGIAVGYDEFNAVDFSGTFFINTDRDDDYAGFVFGYQSSSHFYVVMWKQITQTYWSHTPTRAHGYSGLSIKVVNSTTGPGEHLRNALWHTGDTPGQVRTLWHDPKNIGWKDYTAYRWQLIHRPKTGHIRVIMYEGKKVMADSGSINDKTYSGGRLGLFVFSQEMVYFSDLKYECRDV